In Lytechinus variegatus isolate NC3 chromosome 18, Lvar_3.0, whole genome shotgun sequence, a single genomic region encodes these proteins:
- the LOC121432255 gene encoding uncharacterized protein LOC121432255: protein MSASVDSQTYYKNRLDKFKSRSNRIFNRAQNLNRTLDRQLEASVKSLATNRDVNIRRDQEKIWMVTGAGLHPPKYSSAKEDVPSYLQKQAHATLPTPQELSSLLPNKKAKERTQSAGNYRQLSKRRLSSMKSMDLNIIHYRKTLESMREKEILPLYEIIQGNEGGDDVDGDVGVGGVEQKEALPNGSLSVSTPYIRPNTAIPSSSSSRLSQPERPKTSIPDAARRKRRESVPNATALMIEQAQDPKNKVLRTNFLDMYKTQMAKHQRRMSAIKDKRSPKATAITEDPSERPRTAGPTIAEEDEEDERSQSPGFMSDTSASNRRKSLRQRLRRTSLAAVSGMNTLHKEVKSFQSFRKFKKESLNVLENDIPSIEDLEEGELFDEMRKCRYIRWGEDEEMVEKLNEDQPLTNHLKRLSIDTTKRPKRFLKKLNEQHEPGS, encoded by the coding sequence ATGTCTGCGTCCGTCGACTCCCAGACGTACTACAAGAATCGCCTTGACAAGTTCAAATCCCGGTCGAACAGGATCTTCAACCGGGCTCAGAACCTAAACCGAACATTGGACCGGCAGCTGGAAGCGTCAGTCAAGAGCCTGGCGACCAACCGTGACGTCAATATCCGTCGTGACCAGGAGAAGATCTGGATGGTGACGGGAGCTGGACTTCATCCACCGAAATACTCCAGTGCCAAGGAAGATGTGCCTTCGTATCTTCAAAAGCAAGCGCATGCGACTTTGCCAACCCCGCAAGAACTCAGCTCGCTTTTACCAAACAAGAAGGCAAAGGAGAGGACTCAATCGGCGGGAAATTATAGACAGCTCTCCAAGAGACGGCTATCGTCCATGAAGTCAATGGATTTGAATATCATCCATTACCGTAAAACATTGGAGAGCATGCGGGAAAAGGAAATACTACCGCTTTATGAGATTATCCAGGGGAACGAAGGTGGTGATGACGTCGATGGTGATGTGGGTGTTGGTGGTGTTGAGCAGAAGGAAGCACTACCTAATGGGTCACTGTCTGTGAGTACCCCTTACATACGACCAAATACGGCGATACCTTCATCATCAAGCAGTAGACTTAGTCAGCCAGAACGACCAAAGACATCGATACCTGACGCAGCCAGACGCAAGAGACGCGAGTCCGTTCCAAATGCAACGGCCTTAATGATTGAACAAGCGCAGGATCCAAAAAACAAAGTCCTAAGGACAAACTTCCTGGACATGTACAAGACGCAAATGGCAAAGCACCAGCGAAGAATGTCCGCTATCAAAGATAAACGCTCGCCGAAGGCTACAGCAATTACAGAAGACCCGAGCGAAAGACCTCGTACCGCTGGCCCGACGATCGCAGAGGAGGACGAAGAGGACGAAAGAAGCCAAAGCCCAGGGTTCATGTCGGATACGTCTGCTTCCAATCGCCGGAAAAGTCTGCGGCAGAGGCTCAGGCGAACCAGCTTGGCCGCCGTTTCTGGCATGAACACTTTGCATAAAGAGGTCAAAAGCTTCCAAAGCTTCCGGAAGTTCAAGAAGGAGAGCCTCAACGTCCTGGAGAATGATATACCAAGCATTGAGGACCTTGAAGAAGGAGAGTTGTTCGATGAGATGCGGAAGTGTAGGTACATCCGATGGGGCGAAGATGAGGAGATGGTCGAGAAGTTAAATGAAGACCAACCCCTCACCAATCACTTAAAGAGGTTATCTATTGATACTACGAAGAGACCGAAAAGATTCCTTAAGAAACTAAATGAACAACACGAGCCTGGATCTTGA